The DNA segment CTCTGGGGAGTTTCGGTGAGCCGCAGCAGGTCGCGGGCAACGAAGGCGAAAAGGGCCTGGCCCAAGGGGTTATGGCTGCGGCTGTAGCGGAAGAAGCCACCCTGGCTGCGCGGAATCACCAGCCCCGGGCTCCAAGCGAGTACGGGCAGCAGCGTGCCCTGCTCCCTCAGCCGCCGCTCCGCCTCCCTTGCCATCAGCAGGTTGCAGAGTTTGCTGTCTTTGTAAGCCTTCTCGGCATTAAAGCCGCTGCTGCCATCCAGCATTAGCGACCCAGGTCCCTGGCGCAGGCCAGCAAGATCCCCGAGGCCAGCCGGGAGACCCACTTTCCCTCCGGCGCTGGTGGGGTCATGCACCTCTGATGCGGTTACCACCAAGCGAGGTGCTGTACCGCGGATCAAAAGGGGCAAGAGTTGCTGCAGCAGGGCCTGGTGGCCTAAGTGGTTGACGGCGATAGTGAGCTCAAACCCCTGGGCCGACCAGCGGGGCTCGACCATGCCGCTGTACTGCAGGCCAGCGTTGAGCACCAAGGTGTCGATCGGCTCGCCCTTTGCCAGCAAGGCATCAGCACAGCGACCGATGCTGTTCAGGTCGGCCAGATCGCAGGTAGGGGTATCGATGCTGCCGCTCAGGCGCTGGCGCAGGAGCGCGGCGGTGGTCCCATCCCGGCAGGGAATGATGAGGTGGTGGCCGGCTTGGAGCAGCAGGGTTGCCGCCTGAAAGCCGATCCCGGAGCTGCCACCAGTTAGCAGGATGTTGCGCGCGGCTCCAGCCCTGCGCTCCTCAACTGCCATAGCTCCTGTTCCCGGCAACACCCGATTCTGTTGATTAAAAAGATGGATCGCCAGGCAGCCGGATCTTCGCCGGCTCGGCGCCACGATGGCTACCTCAACAGCGCAGCGATCCCCATGTCCAGCAGCGAGTTAGCCCCAGATTCCCCGGGCTCAGATACCAAGCCCATGGCAGCCGCTGAACTTGTGGAGCGACTGGCTGGCGTTGCGGGGATGGGTAGGGGACAACGCCGTTTGGTGCTTTTGCTACCCCAGCTGGGGGATTTCGACAGCCTCGAATACGCCCAGGCCCTGGTTCCCGCCCTGCCACAGCTGGAGACTGCCGGGATCGCCGTGCTGGCCCTCGGCATCGGCCAGGCCGCAGGAGCCGATCGCTTCTGCGAGTTCACAGGCTTTCCCCGCGAGCTATTGCAGGTGGATGCAGACCCGAAGCTGCACCGTGCCCTGGGCCTCTACGAGGGTCTGCAGCAGATCGGCGGCCCCTGGCCCAACCTGCTTTTGATGTGCGCCGGCATCGGTTCCCCCGGCACCTTGGCCGAGGTATTGCGCGGCTACACGGGCGATCGAGCGGCTCCCCAGCGAATCGCCGACGAGGAGACTATCCAAGCCGGCCCATTGCCGCCAATTAAAGGTTCGTTCTTTGCTAGGGCTGGCGGTACCGGATTCCAGCGCCCCTTCGAACTGGCCACGGTCCGCCTGCGCAACATGAGCGAGGTGTTGGGCAACTGGCGCACCTATGTACCCTGCGACGACTTTCTTACCCAGCGCGGTGGCACCTTCCTGCTGGAGGAAGACAACAGCCTGCTGTACAGCCACAAGGACCGCGGCATCCTCGGCTTCTCGGCATCGATGGCAAGGCCGCTCAGCTTCCTGGATCCATACCTCGACTGACTATTAACGGCTTGCACAGACAGCGCCGAATCCGGCAGAAGCCCACGGGACCTCACCCCAACAGGCCCTCGTCACATTGCGTTACAGTTGCGGCAACAAATCGCAAAACTCATGCCCGAAACTGTTTCCCGCTTCGGATTCGTTGAGTTCGCAGAGACCTGGAATGGTCGCCTAGCCATGCTCGGTTTCGTAATCGGCCTCGGCACTGAGCTGCTCACCGGCCAAGGCATCCTTTCCCAACTCGGCCTGGGTTGATCACCATGGAAACCGATTACACCGCTGCAATTTTTACCGTGATCGCCCTTGTGGTGGTGCTTGGTGGTATGACCACATACGTGCTCAGTCGCCCCACTGATCTGAGCCCGCGATCCAGATAGTTGCGACCCTCAGCATCGTTGAGCTTCTAATTCCTTCATCTTCGCGGCAAATAATGACAAACACTCCAGCTGGTCGTGAATGGCTTAAGCATCGGGCCGAAGAGTTGATTCTATTGGAACAACTCAAACGAGTCGAACTTTTTAATGGCCGGGCAGCAATGTTGGCTATTGCAATTGGCATCATTACCGAAGGGCTTACTGGTTCCGGCATCGCCCATCAAATCGGACTCGCAGCGCTGGTAGACGTTTACGCAGCCTGCCGCACCCAGTTTCTTCCCTTCTGTTTCTAAACTATCTAGCTGCAGCGCTGCGCTGCAGAAAATTATCAGCCCCACTCTTTGTCAGGTTGTCAACGTCTAGCTGTTATCGGCCTTTACATTCCTAGGATTAGTAAAAGATTTCAACCAACTGGGAAATTTGCAGCAAAAATTCGCTGATCTCCAAGCGGCCCTAACGGTGCCCCTGCCCCAGTTATGGAGTCAGCTTGGTCAGCGACAGCTGAGGCCAGAGCTGATGGATCAGCCAGGTCTTGATCCCCAGGCCCATCAAGCAGCCCTGCTTGGCTTGGGCCGCATAAATGCGATGACCCGCAGCGCTGCTTGCTTCTTTCCTGATATCCGTCGCTTAGCAATACTGAATCCCGCTCGGCGGTTGCGCCTCCTAGATGTGGCCTGCGGTGGGGGCGACACGGTGCGTGCCATTAGTCGCATGGCAAAGCGGGAGGGGATTGATCTGGTGGTGCATGGCTGTGACATCAGCGCTGAAGCTGTCTCCCTGGCAAGGGAAGCCGCTGAGGCGGAGGGATTGGAGACTCATTTCTTCCAAACCGACGCAATAAATTCCCCTCTTCCTGGCGGTTATCACTTAATCACCACCTCGTTGTTTCTGCATCACCTCACGGAAGTCGATGCCGAAAGCCTGCTGCGCTCTATGGCCGCCGCCACCCTCGACCAGCTGTTGGTGCACGACCTAACCCGCAGCCACATTGATCTGTTGCTCACCTGGATCGGCACCCGACTGCTGAGTCGCTCACCGATCGTTCATATTGATGGACCTCTCTCGGTGGGGGGTGCCTTTCAGCTCGACGAGGTGGCTCAGCTGGCCGCAGCGGCTGGCCTAGTGGGTGCCCAGATCACCAAGTTCTGGCCCGAGCGCTTCCTGCTCTCCTGGAGCCGGAATGCAGCCAACGCCTGAACTCGGACCGTTGCATATTTCGCCTTGCTGGGATGTGGTGGTAGTGGGTGCTGGACCAGCCGGCGCCCTTGCCGCCCATGGTCTGGCCAGTCGCGGCGTGCGCGTGTTGCTGGTTGAGCAGCGCCTCTTCCCTCGTTGGAAAGTCTGTGGGGCCTGCCTCAGCCCCCAGGCCCTTGCAGCACTTGAAGCCGCAGGACTTGCCGACCTAGTTACAGACCAGGGAGGCCTATTCCTTGAGCGGCTGCAGTTGGGGGTAGCTGGCCTGGTGAGCCCGATCGCCCTGGGAGCTGGCCGGGTCCTGTCCCGCTCTCGCCTCGATCAGGCGCTGCTGGAAGCAGCTGTTGCTGCTGGTACCACGGTGCTGACGGGCACCCGAGCCGTGCTGGGCGCCGCCGCCACCGGCTTAGAAGCAGACCGGGAAGTGTTGTTGCAAAAAGGCACTGCAAGGCGGAGTGTCAGCGCCAAGGTGGTGTTGATCGCGGCGGGTCTCAGCCACCGCGCCATCGATGACGAGGCTGAGATCAGCACCAGCATCGAGCCCCACAGTCGAATTGGCGCAGGTTGTGTATTGCCAGGGGAAGCTGCCGCGCTCCCACCCGGTGTGCTGCAAATGGCTGTGGGCCGAAGCGGTTATGTGGGTCTGGTGCGAACCGAGAGCGGGGAAATCAACCTGGCATGTGCCTTCGATC comes from the Cyanobium sp. Tous-M-B4 genome and includes:
- a CDS encoding SDR family NAD(P)-dependent oxidoreductase, whose protein sequence is MAVEERRAGAARNILLTGGSSGIGFQAATLLLQAGHHLIIPCRDGTTAALLRQRLSGSIDTPTCDLADLNSIGRCADALLAKGEPIDTLVLNAGLQYSGMVEPRWSAQGFELTIAVNHLGHQALLQQLLPLLIRGTAPRLVVTASEVHDPTSAGGKVGLPAGLGDLAGLRQGPGSLMLDGSSGFNAEKAYKDSKLCNLLMAREAERRLREQGTLLPVLAWSPGLVIPRSQGGFFRYSRSHNPLGQALFAFVARDLLRLTETPQRAGALLAGLADGSKPHASGFHYLSNRVVGPGRLRFEASQPSAEACSDPLARLLWDLSAAAAGR
- a CDS encoding peroxiredoxin-like family protein, giving the protein MAAAELVERLAGVAGMGRGQRRLVLLLPQLGDFDSLEYAQALVPALPQLETAGIAVLALGIGQAAGADRFCEFTGFPRELLQVDADPKLHRALGLYEGLQQIGGPWPNLLLMCAGIGSPGTLAEVLRGYTGDRAAPQRIADEETIQAGPLPPIKGSFFARAGGTGFQRPFELATVRLRNMSEVLGNWRTYVPCDDFLTQRGGTFLLEEDNSLLYSHKDRGILGFSASMARPLSFLDPYLD
- a CDS encoding chlorophyll a/b-binding protein, encoding MPETVSRFGFVEFAETWNGRLAMLGFVIGLGTELLTGQGILSQLGLG
- a CDS encoding chlorophyll a/b-binding protein yields the protein MTNTPAGREWLKHRAEELILLEQLKRVELFNGRAAMLAIAIGIITEGLTGSGIAHQIGLAALVDVYAACRTQFLPFCF
- a CDS encoding methyltransferase domain-containing protein is translated as MQQKFADLQAALTVPLPQLWSQLGQRQLRPELMDQPGLDPQAHQAALLGLGRINAMTRSAACFFPDIRRLAILNPARRLRLLDVACGGGDTVRAISRMAKREGIDLVVHGCDISAEAVSLAREAAEAEGLETHFFQTDAINSPLPGGYHLITTSLFLHHLTEVDAESLLRSMAAATLDQLLVHDLTRSHIDLLLTWIGTRLLSRSPIVHIDGPLSVGGAFQLDEVAQLAAAAGLVGAQITKFWPERFLLSWSRNAANA
- a CDS encoding NAD(P)/FAD-dependent oxidoreductase — protein: MQPTPELGPLHISPCWDVVVVGAGPAGALAAHGLASRGVRVLLVEQRLFPRWKVCGACLSPQALAALEAAGLADLVTDQGGLFLERLQLGVAGLVSPIALGAGRVLSRSRLDQALLEAAVAAGTTVLTGTRAVLGAAATGLEADREVLLQKGTARRSVSAKVVLIAAGLSHRAIDDEAEISTSIEPHSRIGAGCVLPGEAAALPPGVLQMAVGRSGYVGLVRTESGEINLACAFDRPMLRSGGGAALLCQNILAEAGFAPLPGLKEAAWQLTAALSRRTIPLAGHRLLLLGDAAGYVEPFTGEGMGWALTSSLAALPLVLRGREQWDGAIETEWRLLHRRWVKQRQRSCQVLAVVLRQPRISWGLHRLAGSFPSAASSMIGHLQRPALPCSTA